DNA from Candidatus Dadabacteria bacterium:
ACTTACATACAGGAGCCTCCGTTTTTTGATGATTTCCCGCTTGAGCCTGAAGACCCAGAAGACATAGAAGGGGCGAACGTGCTCGCGCTGCTCGGGGACTCGATAACGACGGATCATATCTCTCCCGCGGGCTCAATCCCCAAGGACGGCCCCGCAGGCGGCTATCTCATCTCGAAGGGCGTTACCCCGAGGAGCTTTAACAGCTTCGGTTCAAGGAGGGGGAATCACGAGGTCATGATCCGCGGATCGTTTGCTAACATCAGGATAAGAAACAAGATGGTCGGAGGAAAGGAAGGAGGGTGGACGGTTCACGTTCCCACGGGAGAGGAAATGTCGATTTACGAAGCGTCCTCAAGGTACATGGGCGACGGTACGGACCTTGTCGTGATCGGCGGGAAGGAGTACGGGACTGGAAGCTCCCGGGACTGGGCGGCAAAGGGAACCGCTCTTTTGGGCGCGAGGTGCGTCATAGCTGAGAGTTTCGAGCGGATTCACAGGAGCAACCTGGTGGGAATGGGGGTTCTGCCCCTTCAGTTCGAAGAGGGGGAGAGTGCGGAATCTCTCGGCATCACGGGCTTTGAGACCTTCAGCGTAAGCGGGATTTCAGAGGATCTTTTTCCGGGCAAACGGATGACCGTAACCGTGACGGACTCTGATGGCGGGCAGAGAGAATTTCACGCCACATGCAGGCTCGATACGCCGGTTGAGGTCGAATATTACCGCAACGGCGGGATACTTCAGACCGTCCTGCGTCAGATGATATCAGGGTAGGTGGAGAGACAGATTTGAAAAGGGCGGTTTTTTTCATTATATTGTAAGATTTAAATTTTCGTTTAGCTCAAAAGGAGAGGTGTTCAATGACAGTCCCAAGCGGAGAAAAAATACAGATTGATGAGGAAAGCAGAAAGCTTGTAATTCCCGACAACCCGATAATTCCCTTCATAGAAGGCGACGGGATAGGCCCCGACATCTGGCATGCGTCCCAGATAGTGTTCGACGCCGCGGTCGAGAAAGCTTACGGAGGAAAGAAGAAGATAGCGTGGCTTGAGGTGCTGGCCGGAGAGAAAGCGTATGAAGAGACCGGCGAATGGCTTCCCGAGGAAACCACCGAAACGATAAAGGAATATATTGTTGCCATAAAGGGCCCGCTTACCACTCCGGTTGGAGGAGGAATAAGGAGCCTTAACGTTGCGCTCCGCCAGATACTTGACCTGTACGCCTGCGTAAGGCCCGTAAGATGGATCAAGGGAACCCCCAACCCTCTTCTGGTTCCCGGCAAGCTAGATGTCGTGATATTCAGGGAGAACACCGAGGACGTGTACGCGGGAATCGAGTGGGAGAGCGGTACCGAGGAAGCGGCTGCCGTAAGGGAGTATCTAGTTGAGAATTACGGGGTGAACATCCGCGAACTCAGCGGAATAGGAATAAAGCCCATAAGTCCTTTCGGAACCAAGAGGCTCGTTAGAAAGGCGATCGAATACGCAATAGAGTATAAAAGAAAGAGCGTCACACTAGTCCACAAGGGCAACATAATGAAGTTCACCGAGGGTGCCTTCCGCGAATGGGGTTACGAGCTTGCGAAAGAGGAGTTTCCGGAGATCACCATAACCGAGGATGAACTCTGGGACGATTACGGCGGCAAGCAGCCCGATGGCAAGATCGTCATGAAGGACCGCATAGCCGACAGCATGTTCCAGCAGGTTCTAACGAGACCCAGTGAATACGACGTGATGGCCATGCCTAATCTTAACGGCGACTACATGTCAGATGCCTGCGCCGCGCAGGTAGGAGGTCTCGGAGTTGCTCCGGGCGGCAACATAGGCGATTACCTAGCGGTTTTCGAAGCCACCCACGGAACCGCTCCCAAGTACACCGGGCAGGACAAGGTAAACCCGGGTTCCGTGATACTCTCGGGAGTCATGATGTTCCAGTACCTGGGATGGCACGAGGCCGCGGAGCTTGTTTTCAGGGCGATGGAAGAGACTGTTTTGCAGAAAACGGTTACCTATGACCTCGAGAGACAGATGGAGGGGGCGACCCTTCTTAAGTGTTCCGAGTACGGAGAGGCCATCGTGTCAAACATGGACAAGGTAATGGACTAGAGGGGCTGCGGCACGCAAATCTTTTCAAAAGGAGTGGGATCTTGAAGAACGGCAGAGCGAAAATTTCTGTGATAGGTGCGGGAAACGTCGGCGCGTCGGCGGCGTTTCGGATTGCACAGCTTGAACTTGCCGACGTGGCTTTGATTGACATAGTGGAGGGAATTCCCGAGGGAAAGGCGCTTGACCTTGCCCAGATGTGCCCGATTACCGGAAGCGACGTAAATCTCGTCGGTTCAACCAACTACGAAGACACGGCAGGTTCAGACGTGGTGATAATCACCTCCGGGATTCCGAGAAAGCCCGGGATGAGCCGTGACGATCTTATCTCGACAAACACCAAGGTGGTAAAGAGCGTTACCGAGCAGGTGGTTGCCCATTCCCCGGACGCGATACTCATACTGGTCACCAACCCGCTTGACGCCATGGTTTACGTGGCGCACAGGGTAAGCGGCCTTTCGGACAACAAGGTGATGGGGATGGCGGGGGTGCTTGATTCCGCGCGTTTCCGGGCGTTTATCGCCATGGAACTCGGG
Protein-coding regions in this window:
- the icd gene encoding isocitrate dehydrogenase (NADP(+)), with translation MTVPSGEKIQIDEESRKLVIPDNPIIPFIEGDGIGPDIWHASQIVFDAAVEKAYGGKKKIAWLEVLAGEKAYEETGEWLPEETTETIKEYIVAIKGPLTTPVGGGIRSLNVALRQILDLYACVRPVRWIKGTPNPLLVPGKLDVVIFRENTEDVYAGIEWESGTEEAAAVREYLVENYGVNIRELSGIGIKPISPFGTKRLVRKAIEYAIEYKRKSVTLVHKGNIMKFTEGAFREWGYELAKEEFPEITITEDELWDDYGGKQPDGKIVMKDRIADSMFQQVLTRPSEYDVMAMPNLNGDYMSDACAAQVGGLGVAPGGNIGDYLAVFEATHGTAPKYTGQDKVNPGSVILSGVMMFQYLGWHEAAELVFRAMEETVLQKTVTYDLERQMEGATLLKCSEYGEAIVSNMDKVMD
- the mdh gene encoding malate dehydrogenase; translated protein: MLKNGRAKISVIGAGNVGASAAFRIAQLELADVALIDIVEGIPEGKALDLAQMCPITGSDVNLVGSTNYEDTAGSDVVIITSGIPRKPGMSRDDLISTNTKVVKSVTEQVVAHSPDAILILVTNPLDAMVYVAHRVSGLSDNKVMGMAGVLDSARFRAFIAMELGVSVENINASVLGGHGDTMVPLLSNTTVSGIPIAQLVPASRLEEMVDRTRKGGAEIVALLKTGSAFYAPAVAAVEMAEAIIKDKKKVLPCCVYADGHYGVEDTFVGLPVRLGAEGVEEIIGVEISSEEMEALHVSAGKVKELCEIIDGMGIL